A single window of Bacteroidota bacterium DNA harbors:
- a CDS encoding SWIM zinc finger family protein, with protein MEYKFDIKSSSSDEIYTVAFKFDKLTSISCTCQAGLNNLLCKHRLNLMDGDITALVNKSDASILPEVLNKIDKTKVSALYTDLNAIEAELKTLEATRKKLRKEIGLKFSKGF; from the coding sequence ATGGAATATAAATTTGACATTAAAAGCAGTAGCAGTGACGAAATTTATACTGTGGCTTTCAAGTTTGATAAACTGACATCTATAAGTTGTACCTGCCAAGCTGGCTTGAATAACTTGCTTTGCAAACATCGACTGAATCTTATGGACGGAGACATTACTGCTCTGGTAAATAAATCGGACGCTTCAATTCTTCCCGAGGTTCTTAATAAGATTGACAAAACAAAAGTGTCCGCTTTGTACACAGACCTAAATGCAATTGAAGCCGAACTTAAAACTCTCGAAGCGACAAGAAAAAAATTGAGAAAAGAAATAGGACTAAAGTTCTCTAAAGGTTTTTAA
- a CDS encoding ATP-binding protein: MSFFDQDQYTIADIQSLIDNSIEESINLDFKAADALQNTDGKKKEVGKDISALANSDGGIIVYGLSEQGHVAHALSYINGNIFTKEWLEQVINTNIHRRISDIKIFPIRNNENIAESIYVVRVPASKNAPHMMKDNRFYRRFNFESVPMEEYEVRWLYNQKEKTDLEILDPIITGGGRAGELNSLTFIDFHVSFQVKNISNAIEDKFKAELKVPILVYLSAENNPNLGANTRRDGDFMICSIPSTSSLFQDDQTTCCQLNVRIRNHNKDAACNNPVVLKLYYSNGTKTKEFNLGDILQFSGHTVRQLDFRQ, encoded by the coding sequence ATGAGCTTTTTCGATCAAGACCAATACACTATTGCAGACATTCAGTCTCTTATTGACAATTCTATTGAAGAATCCATAAATCTTGACTTTAAAGCCGCAGACGCATTACAAAACACCGACGGTAAAAAGAAAGAAGTCGGCAAAGACATTTCTGCCCTTGCAAACTCAGACGGCGGAATTATTGTATACGGGCTTTCCGAACAAGGCCATGTTGCTCATGCTTTATCTTACATAAACGGAAATATATTTACAAAAGAATGGTTAGAACAAGTTATTAATACAAACATTCATAGAAGAATTTCTGATATAAAAATATTTCCTATTCGCAATAATGAAAATATAGCAGAAAGTATTTACGTTGTAAGAGTGCCCGCAAGTAAAAATGCGCCACATATGATGAAAGACAATCGCTTCTATAGGCGCTTTAATTTCGAGTCCGTTCCTATGGAAGAATACGAAGTTCGTTGGCTATACAATCAAAAAGAAAAAACAGACCTTGAAATATTAGATCCAATTATTACCGGTGGCGGAAGAGCAGGCGAATTAAATAGTTTAACCTTCATCGACTTTCATGTTTCTTTCCAAGTAAAAAATATTAGTAACGCTATTGAAGACAAATTCAAAGCTGAATTAAAGGTTCCTATTCTCGTTTATCTTTCTGCTGAAAACAATCCAAATTTAGGGGCTAATACAAGACGTGATGGCGACTTCATGATTTGTTCAATACCTTCGACTAGTTCTCTGTTTCAAGACGACCAGACAACCTGTTGTCAATTAAACGTTCGAATAAGAAATCATAACAAAGATGCTGCCTGTAATAATCCTGTTGTTCTCAAATTATATTATTCCAACGGGACAAAAACTAAGGAATTTAATCTTGGCGACATTTTACAATTTAGCGGACATACGGTTAGACAATTGGACTTTAGACAATAG